The following are from one region of the Remersonia thermophila strain ATCC 22073 chromosome 6, whole genome shotgun sequence genome:
- a CDS encoding mitochondrial 37S ribosomal protein mS33, with product MSVPRARLLDLMRARCELFGTTFNPEGLRTGNKILRQRLKGPALASYYPRKLVTLRDFQREFEPLQLEVENEEEQDRLEHIAALKARGKGAPKKKREAGGGDKKKR from the exons ATGTCGGTTCCTCGCGCGCGGCTGCTCGACCTGATGAGG GCTCGATGCGAGCTCTTCGGGACCACCTTCAACCCGGAGGGGCTCCGGACGGGCAACAAAATCCTCCGCCAAAGACTCAAGGGTCCCGCGCTCGCCTCCTACTACCCACGAAAGCTTGTGACGCTCCGCGACTTCCAGAGAGAGTTTGAGCCGCTCCAACTCGAGGTGGAGAACGAGGAGGAACAGGATCGCCTCGAGCACATTGCAGC TCTGAAAGCCCGTGGCAAGGGAGCACcaaaaaagaagagggaggctggaggaggag acaagaaaaagagaTGA